A part of Acidimicrobiales bacterium genomic DNA contains:
- a CDS encoding VTT domain-containing protein, translated as MASTTVDRRRLALLVVPIILLVIAANVGTALAPTLVVNHPVWLLVLDSRNRHLLLVAAAGVDPVPFFVVGFFRLLLSDPLFFLLGRSYGQPALRWAERRLGSSGYVAFVERAFAKVGPALVAIMPNNLICLLAGTARMRVRTFFILNAAGTVARLALIWWLGGLFEEPLDAVLRFIQRYQWWLVAASVLFVVIQATIQQRKGEGELETVERMAEELEEAADELEAEVELDHVADELGVPGAPIEGARGRPRPAAGERAGPGGVEGG; from the coding sequence GTGGCGAGCACCACCGTCGACCGGCGCAGGCTCGCCCTGCTGGTGGTGCCGATCATCCTCCTCGTGATCGCTGCCAACGTCGGCACCGCCCTGGCCCCCACCCTCGTGGTGAACCACCCGGTGTGGCTGCTGGTGCTCGACTCGCGCAACCGGCACCTGCTGCTGGTCGCCGCGGCCGGTGTCGACCCCGTGCCCTTCTTCGTCGTCGGCTTCTTCCGGCTGCTGCTCTCCGACCCGCTGTTCTTCCTGCTGGGGAGGTCGTACGGGCAGCCGGCCCTGCGGTGGGCCGAGCGGCGGCTCGGGTCGAGCGGCTACGTCGCCTTCGTGGAGCGCGCCTTCGCCAAGGTGGGCCCGGCCCTGGTGGCGATCATGCCCAACAACCTCATCTGCCTGCTGGCCGGCACCGCCCGCATGCGGGTACGCACGTTCTTCATCCTCAACGCGGCCGGCACGGTCGCTCGCCTGGCGCTCATCTGGTGGCTCGGCGGGCTGTTCGAGGAGCCGCTCGACGCCGTGCTCCGGTTCATCCAGCGCTACCAGTGGTGGCTGGTGGCCGCATCGGTGCTGTTCGTGGTGATCCAGGCGACGATCCAGCAGCGCAAGGGCGAGGGCGAGCTCGAGACCGTCGAGCGCATGGCCGAGGAGCTCGAGGAAGCGGCCGACGAGCTCGAGGCCGAGGTCGAGCTCGACCACGTGGCCGACGAGCTCGGTGTCCCCGGCGCCCCCATCGAGGGCGCCCGCGGGCGGCCGCGGCCGGCGGCCGGTGAGCGCGCCGGCCCGGGAGGGGTGGAGGGCGGATGA
- a CDS encoding SDR family NAD(P)-dependent oxidoreductase — MSTNGSRGVAVITGASAGIGAATARRLAAEGFDVVVGARRLELLRAMADRIGARAMPLDVCDPVSVAAFCDAVPSCRVLVNNAGGALGLDPIERADEEQWRWMFEANVLGTLRATQHLLPKLEESGDGHVVMVGSIAGLTTYPGGAGYHAAKYAVRAFTETLRQELLGRPIRVTEVDPGMTETDFSVVRFAGDEERASRVYAGVEPLTADDIADCIAWAVTRPSHVNIDQIVVKPRDQYSATRVHRRESP; from the coding sequence ATGAGCACGAACGGATCGCGTGGCGTGGCGGTGATCACGGGCGCCTCGGCGGGCATCGGCGCGGCCACCGCCCGCCGCCTGGCGGCCGAGGGCTTCGACGTGGTCGTGGGAGCACGCCGCCTCGAGCTGCTGCGTGCGATGGCCGACCGCATCGGCGCCCGGGCGATGCCGCTCGACGTGTGCGACCCGGTGTCGGTGGCCGCTTTCTGCGACGCCGTGCCCTCGTGCCGGGTGCTGGTGAACAACGCCGGTGGAGCGCTCGGCCTCGACCCGATCGAGCGGGCCGACGAGGAGCAGTGGCGCTGGATGTTCGAGGCCAACGTGCTCGGCACGCTGCGCGCCACCCAGCACCTGCTGCCCAAGCTCGAGGAGAGCGGCGACGGGCACGTGGTGATGGTCGGCTCGATCGCCGGCCTGACCACCTACCCGGGAGGTGCGGGCTACCACGCCGCCAAGTACGCGGTGCGGGCCTTCACCGAGACCCTCCGCCAGGAGCTGCTGGGCCGACCGATCCGGGTCACCGAGGTCGATCCCGGGATGACGGAGACCGACTTCAGCGTCGTCCGCTTCGCCGGCGACGAAGAGCGCGCGTCCCGCGTGTACGCCGGCGTGGAACCCCTCACCGCTGACGACATCGCCGACTGCATCGCGTGGGCGGTCACCCGACCCTCGCACGTGAACATCGACCAGATCGTCGTGAAGCCCCGCGACCAGTACAGCGCCACCAGGGTGCACCGGAGGGAGAGCCCGTGA
- a CDS encoding dihydrodipicolinate synthase family protein produces MREPVFTGVAAALVTFFDDAGAVDHGATARHAAHLADRGVRAVLVAGTTGEAAALGADERLELLDAVREARPEGVAVLVGTGGLTLPEVEHVADRAGALGADGVLALAGPADADHAAFYAAVAGAAGDVGVLAYHYPAVGGVLPLEALPHLPVVGLKDSTGDPERLLGELEVFHHPVYVGSSSIVAYAGLLGCAGAILAAANLEPETCVAAFEGDGAAQRALLGAHRIVGADFPRGLKAELARRYGTSATCRL; encoded by the coding sequence GTGAGGGAGCCCGTGTTCACGGGGGTCGCCGCGGCCCTCGTGACCTTCTTCGACGACGCCGGCGCGGTCGACCACGGCGCCACCGCCCGGCACGCCGCCCACCTGGCCGACCGGGGAGTACGGGCCGTGCTGGTCGCGGGCACCACCGGCGAGGCCGCCGCGCTGGGCGCCGACGAGCGCCTCGAGCTGCTCGACGCCGTGCGCGAGGCACGGCCCGAGGGTGTGGCCGTGCTCGTCGGCACGGGTGGCCTCACCCTGCCCGAGGTCGAGCACGTGGCCGACCGGGCCGGCGCCCTGGGCGCCGACGGGGTGCTGGCCCTGGCCGGCCCGGCCGACGCCGATCACGCGGCCTTCTACGCCGCGGTCGCCGGCGCGGCCGGCGACGTGGGCGTGCTCGCGTACCACTACCCCGCGGTCGGCGGCGTGCTTCCCCTCGAGGCCCTCCCCCACCTGCCGGTCGTCGGGCTCAAGGACTCGACCGGCGACCCCGAGCGCCTCCTCGGCGAGCTCGAGGTGTTCCACCACCCGGTCTACGTCGGGTCGTCGTCGATCGTCGCCTACGCCGGCCTCCTCGGCTGCGCCGGCGCGATCCTGGCGGCGGCCAACCTCGAACCGGAGACGTGCGTGGCCGCCTTCGAGGGCGACGGCGCGGCCCAGCGAGCGCTCCTCGGGGCCCACCGGATCGTCGGAGCAGACTTCCCGCGCGGCCTCAAGGCCGAGCTGGCCCGCCGCTACGGCACCTCCGCGACCTGCCGGCTCTGA